The Vanessa cardui chromosome 27, ilVanCard2.1, whole genome shotgun sequence region tctcgtgctcagcggtgaaggaaaacatcgtgaggaaagatgtatgtgacaaatttcatagaaattctgccacatgtgtattctaccaacccgcattggaacagtgtgacggaatatgttccaaaccctctcctcaaagggagaggaggcctttaaccaagcagtgggaatttacaggctgctgttgttgttgtatacataatatgtcaGTGTCGTTCGGTCACCGTGCGCGGGCGGGCGGTGCATCCGTCGCAGCGCCAGCGGCGGCGCGGCGAGCAGCGCGGCGTGCGCGGCGTACGTGCGCTCGGCGAGGCGGCCGCGCTGCGCCCAGCGCAGGTCGGCGCGCCGCGCGCATGCGCCGCGCATGCCTCGCACCGTGCTCGCGTTCAGCACGCACTCCGCGTCCAGCTCGCGACCCACCTCCATGTCCGTGTCGATCACGCTGCGGACACACGGAGATATACATATAAGGGTGAtggatttttcaaattaaacaatttgattcatctaaaatcattaaatgcttaaatatatatatacaaatatgaactaaaactagttactgtataaatcttgaccgcgtggaatggtggcaagaatgctagcagcatttccccgttgaatcgcaattccgatcctctgggcaaaaaacgaaccagccctcctgccaccagtggaggcaatgaggcgaggtgttatacttttgatgaagctttttgcaccactactccaagggccaagcgtttcgacagcaataataaatagagtttaattttgttagtaacaaataaattttacaattaaaaaaaatacaataataaaagctgAGTTACATTACATTAGATTACAAACCTAAAAAAGTGAATCGACAATTGCAATGttcttgctttaatttttaaacaacagagaccaaatgaacattaattaataaaaataaatacttttacaacATGAATgtcttaaatcaatattttaaaattaattgacaattcttatgtcattaaaaaaatatataatatcttttttactGAGTCAACTTCCTTCGACTCaactattaattactaactactAACACAAAGCTTACATACATATTACCAGGGTTGCCAAtgtgtggggaattccccaaattgcGGGGAATTGTAAGTCAATTGGGGATTAGTGTGGCAATTGTCACATGTGGGGTAAATGAGGGGAATTTATAGTTATGCGTTTTATACCAAAACGATCAGTTCTTGATCGTCTTTTAGTTAGTACAAAAATCGAATTGTAGTCGAGTACACAATATACAGACATTAATAAAGACTATAGTCTGATTCAACGACAAAAAAAAAAGGTCGTCAGTAAGCATGACTAGTCTGATTTAACGAAATTTACCTCAAAAATTGGATTTTATTGTTAGGAAATGAAGAACAAACATACagaaacatgattttttttactttatttctgTGTGGAGAATTTGTGGGGAATTGGGACATTTATTTTCCCAAcaatttggggaatttcgcTAAGATTTTTAGGGAATTAGGTGAATAGGCATTGGCAACCCTGCATATTACGTTCCTGACACAGTATGAGACCGGTGTCTACGATTTGATAATCATTGCCatcaagagccgagatggttacgcgtgcatcttaaccgatgattgcggtctCAAACCCCGGCACCGCTGattaatcatgtgcttaatttgtgtttataattcatctcgagctcagcggtcaaagaaaacatcgtaaggaaacctgcatgtgacaaattttcatagaaattctttcacatgtgtattccaccaacacagGAACAGcatggtgtaatatgttccaaaccctctccttaatgaagaaggaggcctttagcccagcagtggtaatttacaggctgttgttgttgtgcaaCAAACGTGCCAAACTTACGTGCTATTAACGAATATGGCGCCTCGGAAGGCAGTATACGAGGTCTTGATATTCGACAGCGCCGTGTTGACGAATGTGCAGTTGACGAACTGCACGTGCGACATGAGTATGTCGCGGAAGGTGCAGTTCCGGAACGACACGTCGATAAAGTCGATATTCTCGAGCGTCTCGTTGTAGTGCACGCCATCGTACGTCGCGTTCTGTATCGTCTGCTTTGAAGCCTCGTACGCCTCCGTCTCGAGCTTCATCACCGTCGCCGGTATGTACGACGACAgataaaactgaaaaaaaaaaactcatattaAACCTCATTGATGTTATTTTAGgggtttttataataaaaaaaaaaaaaagaaaatcatattGAACCTCATTGGCGTTGTTTTAATGGctttctgttttgtttttatttttaatctgtgttgtcatttgtttgatttaattttaagtggttttaaacttaattgatttatgcttatttatatttatttagtactatatataagtgtaattgtaattgttagttatccaaattaataaaacctgAGGTCTAGACTAGACCAATAAAACTAGGTTTCCAGTGAGGTTTTGTATTCAGACTAAACCAATAAAGCCAGGATTCCAAAGGAGAcatttttagtattacttctAAGTTTGAAAGTTTTGTAAGTAGTGATTACACTCTCGAGCATCTGCGCCCAGGTTCTAATTTTAgactaaatttttaaaacgtGCATCTGTCTTAACACTCCCTTAAACGCTATTATTGATTAACCCTGTGTTTCTTTTGCCAATTTTctcagtttaaatataattccagTTCTTTCCAAAAAAGTGGTAAATTATTTGTGATCTTTGGATACttaatataagattttgaatttactttGTAAGTATGTACTTTTTATACATAAGTaacctttaaaaataacttacctGTATGGCAACAGCGAAGAGTAGCATCCCGGCCAATGAGAGCGTCGTATTTCTGTACGTACTCGAGAATATTTGGAAAAACGCCTGCCAGAACTGTCGGTGAGGTATAACATTATTgaatatatgcaaaaaaaaaacactactaTCAAGTATCAACATCTGATTTTGGAGACTTCACCattaagtaaacaaattatGGTTGGTCCACATATGGGTATAGATTTTGTACTTTATTGACCACAGATTttgagtagtagtagtagtagattATATTCGAGAAATTGTGCTGTGGTAAGCTGTTATATCTTTTTTAGGGTACTAAATCAAGGCAATGGGGTATTACCTACCACTTACAAGCAATTATGTCGCTCAAATAGCtgcaattaatgttaaaaacattttatgatatGTTGAAAAAAGTACAGAGTTCTTGCCGGTTCCGGAACATCAtcttacttaatatagtttgttaaatgacaattcaaaagtgcttgtaaaagcctactcgaatagaGTATATGTTGATTTTTGATTTGTATAAGTTCATACAATCTAatctatagtttgttcgcgttaagaatgcagtgagttgtcattgtttaccggtctgactccgccccctgaccaatcaaatcttttttaacagcagggtgaaggtgtatgcatatttgtattaaaattccaacaaattatatttgttttaaagactaagtataatgaatttaaaaaatacacattaaagtaaaaaatcgaatcggggtgtttaatcaacaaaattcttaacactaggtatatacaatcgtttgcgaatcttgccatcgcgatgtagaaatttacatattttgacataacgtcatctagtagctataggttacattaattattacgtgtacagcttgaataaataaatataaatacataaataaactaaatttaaattataaaaatatcaggtaataattaattaaatgtgaacttgactttgtaatttgaaaagatttgattggtcaaagggggcggagtcaggccggtaaacaatgacaactcactgcattcttaacgcgaacagactatagtgtGGATGTTTCTAGAACATTCGAGAACATTCGAGAACATTCGAGAACATTCGAGAAcgttcgggatatttaccatctTGAGCGAGTGTCGCACGTGGTGCAGCGCGGGCGGGCGGCGCTTGGCGGGCAGCGCCAGCTCGCCCAGACGGTACTCCGCCTCGCGCGCCGCGCCGCACACGCGCGACTGGTTGCTCACGTGCATGCTctgcacgcacacgcacacacacacacacatttataataaacattctcGTCGAAAGTTAACACTATATTTGGTATGGACTAAAGATAGTGATGACAAGAGgacaaaagacaaataaattcaACCAAACAATCGATGACTATTATTATGGATGCACTTACTTTGTATTTTGGAAATCAATTTAAGATGGATATAAGTAGTTTAGTGGAATAATGTTggattacaaattaatatgtataagtcAAGAACTGtgagtagtgcacaatatagccgagatatgtagtgacgagtatacggattacggacgtaatgtgggtctgggtgtttgtggtaccgtcgtcacttctgatttccacaacacaagtgcttccgctacttacattggaaacagagtaatgtatgtgatgttgtctcatatttatttacaaggagTATTTTACCTGATACACCATCATGGCGTCGACCTCTCGTCCGACATCCAGCAGATACCGGGGCGACTCCTGCGTCCATATCAAACTGATCAGCGACGCGAGGATTGGTATCGTGCAGAGTAGCAAGTACCTGAAAGATGGCGTTATTATATGAGCTAATGTAAGTTCAGAATTGTAGATTCAAAGAATACTACTGAAATTTCATAAATGATTTCGTGAATGGAACTCTGGAAACCTAGGCTATCAATTGGGCTCGAATAACCTTCTCTTTAAGTCAGGAAATCTTTGCTTAACAGCTATATGGAACAACAGAATTGACGATTTATTGTTAGGGCATGCTTCATCGACAACGatcttgatgctccgatctgacAAAAATTCGATCCGGTTGTATAATTTCCCGGGTAGTCTATATTAAGAAGTTCCGAAAGATACGCGATCGAAAGCCTTGCCCACCCTAACCGGCTACTAATGAGTCCCGTATATACGCAACTGATTCCACACATCTATGTACTGGCTGGGTGACCTTGAAGAAAACCATAGTGATAGCAATAGGGTAGCAATAGGGCTAGGTATGCGTGTGTAGGGTACCGGTGCCAGGCGCTGAAGTGCTCGCGACTGTCGGCCAGCGCGCGCTCGCCCGTCGGCGGCAGCACGGCGCGCGCCAGCCCCGCCGACAGCAGCACGCCGCCCGCCATGCCGCCCGCCAGCGTCGCCAGCAGCGCCGTGCGCACGCCGCGCGCCGCCACCTCGCCCGCGTACGTGCAGCCCGCCGACAGCACGCCGCCCGACCCGATCGCCGAGCAGAACCTGCGCCCACCGCCATACAGCGCACCGTGCACgacccgcgccccccgcgccccgcgcgcGCTCACCTGGCCATCATGGCCGATGGCCGAGCAGAACCTGCGCCAACCGCGATACAGCGCACTATCCGCCCCGGACACCCCCCCCGCGCCCCCGCGCGCGCTCACCTGGCCATCATGAAGGTGCCGTAGGTGGGCATGAAGGCGGCGATGGCTGCGAACACGGCGTTGACGGCGAGCGCCGAGTGcagcgcgcgccgccgcccgccgcgctcgGCCAGCGCGCCCCAGCCCACCGCGCCCAGCGACCAGCCCATTATGCTGATCAGCACTGGAGGAACCATTCCCTTTACATTACACTTTCGTTCATCGCGAAATCTCtacaatcaaatttatatacaataaggaATTACTGTCCTCCCTGAATACGGTGAGCTACGAAAAATATATCGTAATGTGTTTCAAAGTGCACTCGTGTTAAGTTAAAATTCAATGAAGATTTTCCTATCCAATTTTCGGTAAGCTACGCAGAAGATATAATATACGACATATACTCTTTATTTTCTTCGATGTTTGAAAAATCTTTCAGGaaaaacttttttatggtataagtcggcggacgaacatatgagcCACTAAGTGGTCACTACAggcaatggcgctgtaagaattattaaccattccttacatcaccaatgcgccaccaaccctggaaactaagatggtatgtcccttgtgccagttaCACTAAcccactcacccttaaaaccggaacacaacaattttgagtactgctatttggcagtagaatatctgatgagttagTGGTACAAATTAATAGCCATGTCTGATTACAGAGGGTGCAGAATTAGCCAGAGCCCAGATTATCGGGAGTCCActgtcatcatcatcctcctacccttttctcaattttatttggggtcggcgcagcatgtcttctccttccatacttctctgtcagacgtcatctcacaagtaacatttctaaccatatcgtctttcacacactCCATCCATCGGGAGTCCACTGTACtgcagaaaataaataattattcacacACGTACCGAGCCAGTTCTTCTCGTGCGGTAAGATGCAGAGTTCGATCTCCGCTGAGGGCAGGACGAAGGCTATCGACGCGAGCTCCAAAGACGCTCCGGCGACGGCCAGGCACACCGCGAGGTACACGCGCGCTTGGGACAGGCCACACCCAGCCTGGAATACGAAAACACTACTAGGTCAAGACACACGAAGTCTAAAATCGCAGAGGTTATCAACTCGTGTTTCGAGAAGCCACTGTAATGTtccacaagttttttttttaattatcatactTGGAGCTAAACGAAAgtgttaattaatttgtattttttgacattgacaattactttttatatttttatttaaacgtaccTACATGGGAcaaggtttgtataaataaaacggttacaaaagaaaaaaaaaacaagtttttcaaataaaaaaaaaacaagttttttttttaaattaatagtcaGAGCTTGGCCAAAATTTTCCTGAAAGATCCTGACGTCAAGGTGacgttttaaattaagtaaattaaaattcgaaCTACGCCATTACGATGTTATATCAACTGTTTGTTTTACTAGTGTATTCCTAATCGTGATCAACCGTCAAACATCAAAAAGGCATTTCCTCAGCTGGCAAACTTTGACTGtgattactttaattaatagtcAAGAGCTTGGCCAAAGTTCTCCTAACACGTCCGGAAGGTGacttcttaaattaattaaaattcgatCTACGCTATTACTATGTTATATCAACTGTTTATTTTTGCAGTGTATTCCTAATCGTCACCAACTGTCAAACATCATGAGCTGGCAGATTTTGACTGTCACTACACTCACTAACCTGCCGTAGTGCATCTTCATGGAACTGTTCCAGTACACTCGAGTCGTTGTAATCAAGAAGTTCGCCACTTTCGTTCCCTTCTGGGTTTTCTGGCGGCATGTTCGTCATGTTGGTAGCGTTGGCCGGCTCGCCAGCGCCCTCTGTGCCTGGGGACGAAATATTATCAGTTCGATTTATTCCTTAACTAGTCCTAGCAAATGGGCCATATGAAGGTATCAAACCATAGgagctaaaatgttatgtcctttgctgtttagcagtagaatatatgatgggtggtaccaaccctaAAGGACATTTAAAAAGTCCTACCACATATATATGCGAaaactttcattttaaaattaaaaaaaattaaactgatAAGTATTTGGTgttctttttcattttttatattaatacgtcATAGACCACCTGACGCTAAGTGACTTCCCTTGGACTTTGTCAAACTCATTCTAAATTCTGCACGAAGGCTTCTTTACTCGAGAACTGTCATTTACGAAATAGTTTAACAAAGTCCCAACTCGTTCTCAAAGCGAGGCGACACCAGACAGAGTATTGCATTTCTCCAACGCAAAGTTCCTTCGTCTAAATCGATTTGTACTTTGTGTAACAGAACCGTTTCGAGTTCGTAATTCATCCGACAAGTGCGATCAATCGTTTCGCGATTAAGCCGCGATGTTATTCGATACCTGAAAGGTCGCTACACTTGTGACAAGTGTCTCGGAATTTTCCGTCACTAATTCCAGgcgtattataattatagtaaaaagtaaagtgaagtaacagcccgtaaatttcccactgctgggctaatgctggttgatgaaatgcacatgtggcagaatttcgatgaaattatacaaatgcAGGTCTCTTcgcgatgttttacttcacggccgagcacgagatgaattataaacacaaattaagcacatatatatagtggtgctactcgaaatcatcggttaagatgcacgtgttctaaccacagggccatctcaaatataattaaagtatttccTAGAATTGGATGATTGCCTTCTATgacaaataaaagtatttcttttgttctattTTAAGAACAATATATTTACCTATTTGCTACCAAATTTGCCTAAACCTACACCCGGGTCCCTGGAACTGCTCGAAATTTGAATGGATCAGCAAGATGAGTCCATGAGTAGTTTCGTCTTAAGAAGAGTTTCTTTTTAACAGTGAAGTCATTGTATGGCAACTGTctctattctatatttattattataaatgtgacagtaaatCTGTCCATCTGtgtgtctgtcgctctttcacgaccaaaccactgaacttgaactccaagaaaggacatagactataTATAAGAGCATAGGCTCTTGAATAAACTAGTAGTTTTGTAGCTagtaaatcttatatataattacatttagctTTAAATGGAATTTGGGTGACTGTACATGTATCGGAGAATACTCCAGCCGTCCACAATCACCCACACAGGACATTCATTAAACTGACTTCCTTgtactgttttattttcattttttttatttaaccagTAAAAAAGTGTATGATTTGTAGAATCTAATAAGTCTAACACAATTTATTTAGACAACATGCatagatataaaatgtattttggtaGTTATAAACTAAAGAGTCGAACTGTTTCTTCTTACATATGTAAAGATGGCTAACAAGGTAGGAATTATCTCCTAGCTCtctaaaatattactattgttgtatatatagtacgacacaacttagatgtagcatcggcaaaattcgtaaaaccgatcacattcgaattgagtacactatcccaaattatccaTATTTAATTCTCATGTAAATATGATGTTAACAAAAACGTAATGACTTGAAATATCATATATTCGCCTAATTTGCATGtatcgacgaatagcgtcgaatggagcGATACGGAGCTATTTCAATTGGTCGTTTAAATCGACATTAAtcggtttttcatttcattgcattttccgatggtACATccaatttgtgtcgtactatactagcTTATCAACAAACCTTAAAAAGTGACATTCATGTGCCAATTTTCAAACTTAATGCTCAAAATAATTTCCAAACTCGAATTCTAAACTCGCGCCAATTTTTTTAAGCTGtcaaaattttagaaatatgcAAATCCATTTGAGGCgacgcatttaaaaaaaaaaaaaacattcaaatttgGCGTGCTCAAAAAAAATAGTCACCGCTAAGTCTCGTCTCCGTGTAAGTCATCGTGCGCGATATGGACCCGAAGCTGCCCAGTTTTGAAGAGCTCTCAGAGTCGGAGCGTGTGCGTACCAAACACGCCTGTTCCTCCATTGTGCGGGGCGTCGATAAGAACTATATTGCGATACATCTGCAACATTAACATATGACATatcaatacatacaatattaaatactgaGCTCTTAGCAAAGTTGTTTAAGCCAGACGATGTTTTACAGAGGCAGAAGGAATTTATATCTATTAACGATTACACTACGTAAGAAAGAGAAAGGTGAAAATGAGCGAGATAGATGCATAAGcgacaaaatatactataagcATATACTGCAAAATATTCATATGATAATAAACATtactctaaaaaaaatatttcgatacaGTTAAATGTACAGTTGGCTACAAAAATGtgtatacaaaagaatattatttggaTATTCTAGATacacagtggcggatttaccaataggctatgTAGGCTAGAGCCTAGGGGGCCTAGCCTACATCTAtgtagaggggcggcaaatttagcgcAAATTTGTTATAtcttacagtaataaaaaaatacttattattatatgtacatagcatatgaaaaataatctagtaatgacagaaatatcacctatttaataatcatactaataacgggaaaaagtcGATGTAATCGTCTATCGTCCTTAATAGAACACAAACCATAAAGCTGTAATtacagaataaatgtaattagtttgaatttcaaaaatcagtaggggcggcaaaaaatgtatagcctactagcggcaaatttgtaaatccgccacgtTTTAACTCAGCTAAGCTCATTTTTATGGGTTTTAACGTTGTCAATATATCTTTGTTCGTGTTAAATGCTTCAGTAATACGACCGCCTTTTAACATTATACCATTTGCTTGTGTATTCCAATTTGTCTTAAGTGCAAATTaatttacgaataaataaaaaaacgcaatgcaacaattataataataaataatattatgattgtgtatgtatgttttatgtTACGCATTCaagatacttggtggtaggactttgtgaaagcccgtctgggtagctactacccactcatcagttattctaccgccaaataacagtactcagtattgttatgttccggtttgacgggtgagtgagccagtgtaactacatccCTTCTACAACACACATCAGCCAAGTGGTTAAAAACTATGTActagtgttttgtttataataacagAATATCCTcgaacatataaaatataaacaatacagGTGAACCAAATCGCTGTccatattatcattacatagtataaaacaaagtcgctcaccgcagTCTgaccttatgtatgcttagatctttaaatttacacaacagattttgatgcagcttttttttaaatagataaattaattcaaagggaaggtttatatgtataactagcGGCCTGTCACGGCTACGTTTGGGTggacataagattttttaatattttttccgtCATGTTTAACAAATGTCGTtccatttcaacttatttacacaaaaaccataataaactatatacataAACGTTTCTTATGAATTCTCTGTCTATTAGTacaaaccgcattaaaatccgttcagtagttttagagCTTATAGCGAACATACAGACCGACAAACGCGATTgggtgactttgttttataatatgtagtggtACATGCACAACATAGTAGAGGAACACTGACATTTTTTgacgtgtgaagccggggcgggtcgctagtaatttatacaacgttaaaattataatataataacgaaGACAAGGGTTATGTAAACGTAGAATCACATACAGTGCAACAAAAAGTTCCGTATTTAATTCGATTAGAATGAACGGTAGAATAATCCGCCAACAAATCAGCGTAACTAGGTAATAGGTTAGTTAGtaacctatttataatatatgtatattacatgcatgtgtaattaactaacatgactgtatttttaaatttataaaaatagttactgctgattttcttgtcggtttgcagaatctactttcgaaaccggtggtagcttcacttgatataaTTGTTAACGATTGAagagtgcctgtaaaagcctaattgaataaaatttattttgatttttttgctCATAGGGTTATCTAAGATAATTTAGAAGATCGCGTATCATGTATTGGAAGAGCATGGTGGAATAATTATGAACCTTGTTTGAAAGTCGTAAAACGGCAGAGAGGAGCTGGAtacgagtagccggagaaagaccacagtggcgtgcacttggagggGACAAAAagccagcagtggacaaaaaagggCTGAT contains the following coding sequences:
- the LOC124541220 gene encoding synaptic vesicle glycoprotein 2A-like produces the protein MEEQACLVRTRSDSESSSKLGSFGSISRTMTYTETRLSGTEGAGEPANATNMTNMPPENPEGNESGELLDYNDSSVLEQFHEDALRQAGCGLSQARVYLAVCLAVAGASLELASIAFVLPSAEIELCILPHEKNWLVLISIMGWSLGAVGWGALAERGGRRRALHSALAVNAVFAAIAAFMPTYGTFMMARFCSAIGSGGVLSAGCTYAGEVAARGVRTALLATLAGGMAGGVLLSAGLARAVLPPTGERALADSREHFSAWHRYLLLCTIPILASLISLIWTQESPRYLLDVGREVDAMMVYQSMHVSNQSRVCGAAREAEYRLGELALPAKRRPPALHHVRHSLKMFWQAFFQIFSSTYRNTTLSLAGMLLFAVAIQFYLSSYIPATVMKLETEAYEASKQTIQNATYDGVHYNETLENIDFIDVSFRNCTFRDILMSHVQFVNCTFVNTALSNIKTSYTAFRGAIFVNSTVIDTDMEVGRELDAECVLNASTVRGMRGACARRADLRWAQRGRLAERTYAAHAALLAAPPLALRRMHRPPAHVIICASCILLSPSLYVAQSETALYIVEAVYGLLIMIIFFSVAVKVLDTYPANLRCTAHGLILSITYMAGAAVRGMGEFGPFVSCILCALFALTATAFATRIR